In Pseudonocardia sp. C8, one genomic interval encodes:
- a CDS encoding type IV secretory system conjugative DNA transfer family protein — protein sequence MITVLASLGATLVVLLVFAAGAALAWGRGARFLAVGLGVIAVLPAATLLQALSWPAFALAALIVVAVVWHRWSRSSATVHRWAARSRRKVGVASSLDIVRHAGTLAVRRKATTVRPSLAALSRWERLRLPTAAAGTELCRTGGLRVWSSTEDVVIVVGGPRTGKTGWLAGRVLDAPGAALVTSTRTDLVELCGPLRAGRGSVFVFNPAGLGGRASSITFDPLTGCTDAVTATERATDMIAAVSRGSGGDRAFWDGQARRVLAALLHAAALGDKRMPDVLGWVADPDLAGREVPALLRRSGVEAFEQDAMQFITTNDRTRSSITSSVMPALGWLTHPAAAAAAEPGQGFDVARLLDQRATVFLLGAEEAQTAPLVCALTGHIAREARRLAAYQPKGRLDPPLGLFLDEAALISPVPLESWTADMGGRGVNIVAAFQSRAQILGRWGEHGAATILNNTAALMIFGGTRDKADLEFWSTLAGERDERITTTDTNGKVASRTVRKVPVLAPAQIANLPAGRVVVIRRGIAPVIGRTRMAWRRRDVRRRVRLLARIEAETRWRRRVDRWATWRDHQIEWVLVVLARRWPARFAEPARRAAEANAMFAELRRIHTSTDPTVAALPAGRDDVAGGEPR from the coding sequence GTGATCACCGTGTTGGCTTCTCTGGGTGCCACGCTGGTGGTGCTGCTGGTGTTCGCCGCCGGCGCCGCGCTGGCCTGGGGGCGCGGGGCCCGTTTCCTCGCGGTCGGGCTCGGGGTGATTGCGGTGTTGCCGGCGGCGACGTTGCTGCAGGCGTTGTCGTGGCCGGCGTTCGCCCTCGCCGCGCTGATCGTGGTGGCGGTGGTGTGGCACCGGTGGTCGCGGTCGTCGGCGACGGTGCACCGGTGGGCGGCCCGTAGCCGTCGCAAGGTCGGCGTTGCCTCGTCGCTGGACATCGTCCGCCACGCCGGCACCCTCGCGGTCCGCCGCAAGGCCACGACGGTGCGTCCGTCGCTGGCTGCGCTGTCGCGGTGGGAGCGTCTGCGGTTGCCGACCGCGGCGGCGGGTACGGAGTTGTGCCGGACCGGTGGGTTGCGGGTGTGGTCCTCCACCGAGGACGTCGTGATCGTGGTCGGCGGGCCGCGGACCGGCAAGACCGGCTGGCTGGCCGGCCGGGTCCTGGACGCGCCGGGCGCGGCGCTGGTGACCTCGACCCGTACCGATCTCGTGGAGCTGTGCGGGCCGTTGCGGGCCGGGCGGGGCTCGGTGTTCGTGTTCAACCCCGCCGGCCTGGGTGGGCGGGCGTCGTCGATCACCTTCGACCCGCTGACTGGCTGCACGGATGCGGTGACCGCGACCGAGCGGGCCACGGACATGATCGCCGCTGTCTCGCGCGGTTCGGGTGGGGATCGGGCGTTCTGGGACGGTCAGGCCCGTCGTGTGCTGGCCGCGTTGCTGCACGCTGCGGCCCTCGGCGACAAGCGGATGCCGGACGTGCTGGGCTGGGTGGCTGACCCGGATCTGGCCGGCCGGGAGGTTCCGGCTCTGCTCCGTAGGTCGGGGGTGGAGGCGTTCGAGCAGGACGCGATGCAGTTCATCACCACCAACGACCGCACCCGCTCGTCGATCACCTCGTCGGTGATGCCCGCGCTCGGGTGGCTGACCCACCCGGCCGCCGCCGCGGCCGCGGAGCCCGGCCAGGGCTTCGACGTCGCCCGCCTGCTCGACCAGCGGGCCACGGTGTTCCTGCTCGGCGCCGAGGAGGCCCAAACCGCACCGCTGGTGTGCGCGCTGACCGGCCACATCGCCCGTGAGGCCCGCCGGCTGGCCGCGTACCAGCCCAAGGGTCGTCTGGATCCGCCGCTGGGGTTGTTCCTTGACGAGGCCGCTCTCATCTCACCCGTGCCGCTCGAGAGCTGGACGGCGGACATGGGTGGTCGGGGTGTGAACATCGTCGCGGCGTTCCAGTCCCGCGCCCAGATCCTGGGGCGGTGGGGTGAGCACGGGGCGGCGACGATCCTGAACAACACCGCCGCCCTGATGATCTTCGGTGGGACCCGCGACAAGGCGGACCTGGAGTTCTGGTCCACCCTGGCCGGGGAGCGGGACGAGCGGATCACCACCACCGACACGAACGGCAAGGTGGCCTCTCGCACTGTGCGCAAGGTTCCCGTTCTGGCTCCGGCGCAGATCGCGAACCTGCCCGCCGGGCGGGTCGTGGTGATCCGCCGCGGGATCGCGCCGGTGATCGGCCGCACCCGCATGGCGTGGCGGCGGCGCGACGTGCGCCGCCGGGTGCGACTGCTCGCGCGGATCGAGGCCGAAACCCGGTGGCGTCGGCGCGTGGATCGGTGGGCGACCTGGCGCGACCACCAGATCGAATGGGTCCTGGTCGTGTTGGCGCGGCGGTGGCCGGCCCGGTTCGCCGAACCCGCCCGGCGAGCCGCGGAGGCCAACGCGATGTTCGCCGAGCTGCGCCGTATCCACACCAGCACCGACCCCACGGTGGCCGCGCTACCGGCCGGCCGGGACGACGTCGCGGGTGGTGAGCCGCGGTGA